In Primulina eburnea isolate SZY01 chromosome 14, ASM2296580v1, whole genome shotgun sequence, the following proteins share a genomic window:
- the LOC140813135 gene encoding uncharacterized protein At2g39795, mitochondrial isoform X1, protein MPRVTHLLRRASKSIQDLDLLKVLESELNHELSSVRFQGCGIGSSGDFILEWDSPWSQDVVLRKKGSAGEEVAVSALLGREAFQGDSKFPREALMKICVKKAGLNSILHFDCVASSIGEDRSDFDIRKAQYIQSISCLDSSVYKGPIFSDLDPTLQRELKQFLASRGIEENFTNFVLLHLHRKEQDQYMNWLQKLKDSMDDEDTCNDQCSKKR, encoded by the exons ATGCCGAGAGTGACCCACCTGCTGCGAAGAGCTAGTAAATCAATTCAAGATTTGGATTTGCTCAAAGTTTTGGAATCCGAACTCAACCATGAACTTTCTTCCGTCCGATTCCAG GGCTGTGGAATTGGTTCCTCTGGAGATTTCATATTAGAGTGGGACTCGCCATGGTCCCAAGATGTGGTTTTGCGGAAAAAAGGTTCAGCCGGGGAAGAAGTTGCCGTTTCAGCTTTGTTGGGTCGTGAGGCATTTCAAGGAGACAGTAAATTTCCGAGAGAAGCTTTGAtgaaaatttgtgtgaaaaaGGCAGGGTTGAACTCCATCTTGCACTTCGACTGTGTAGCATCTAGTATTGGAGAAGATAGGTCTGACTTTGACATTCGGAAAGCACAATATATTCAATCgatatcatgtcttgactctTCAGTGTATAAAGGCCCTATATTCAG TGACTTGGATCCGACACTCCAACGTGAGCTGAAGCAATTTCTTGCATCAAGAGGAATCGAGGAAAATTTTACAAACTTTGTCCTCCTTCACTTACACAGAAAGGAGCAAGATCAATACATGAACTGGCTGCAAAAGTTAAAAGACTCGATGGATGATGAAGATACGTGCAATGACCAATGTTCTAAAAAGCGGTAG
- the LOC140813135 gene encoding uncharacterized protein At2g39795, mitochondrial isoform X2, with translation MGCGIGSSGDFILEWDSPWSQDVVLRKKGSAGEEVAVSALLGREAFQGDSKFPREALMKICVKKAGLNSILHFDCVASSIGEDRSDFDIRKAQYIQSISCLDSSVYKGPIFSDLDPTLQRELKQFLASRGIEENFTNFVLLHLHRKEQDQYMNWLQKLKDSMDDEDTCNDQCSKKR, from the exons ATG GGCTGTGGAATTGGTTCCTCTGGAGATTTCATATTAGAGTGGGACTCGCCATGGTCCCAAGATGTGGTTTTGCGGAAAAAAGGTTCAGCCGGGGAAGAAGTTGCCGTTTCAGCTTTGTTGGGTCGTGAGGCATTTCAAGGAGACAGTAAATTTCCGAGAGAAGCTTTGAtgaaaatttgtgtgaaaaaGGCAGGGTTGAACTCCATCTTGCACTTCGACTGTGTAGCATCTAGTATTGGAGAAGATAGGTCTGACTTTGACATTCGGAAAGCACAATATATTCAATCgatatcatgtcttgactctTCAGTGTATAAAGGCCCTATATTCAG TGACTTGGATCCGACACTCCAACGTGAGCTGAAGCAATTTCTTGCATCAAGAGGAATCGAGGAAAATTTTACAAACTTTGTCCTCCTTCACTTACACAGAAAGGAGCAAGATCAATACATGAACTGGCTGCAAAAGTTAAAAGACTCGATGGATGATGAAGATACGTGCAATGACCAATGTTCTAAAAAGCGGTAG
- the LOC140811544 gene encoding uncharacterized protein gives MAAAYSNLAGCIACVPKVPTTAHFSTFLFRSRTCGFDGISISASRCQAKFEELQENITDDDLQKLLIQEPSDAEEEDDRIFVKCPSTFIINEHRHLEDKYKRRRKDSSVESIGKWKKDSLFIDRRDSIFIDKRGKLRSFNHKKVSRKKGGSLRGQGWKFGSGFVNGIFPVLSPIALQILDFVQKDISIDRIWSSLGNLPPTNTTWDDLINVVVRLRLRKKWDPIISICEWLTRRSPFKPDVICYNLLIEAYGQKLHFKKAESTYAELLEARCIPTEDTYALLLKVYGKCGFLEHAEAVFVEMQKNGLPPGTIAYNSYIDGLVKGNNSQQAITIFQRMKRENCELSPETYTMMINLYGKENKSYMALEVFGEMRSKKCEPNICTYTALVNALARDGLCEKAEEIFEQLQEAGHEPDVYAYNALMEAYSRAGFPFGAAEIFALIHQMGCEPDRASYNILVDAYGRAGLHGGAQAVFDEMIRLEIAPTMKSFTLLLSSYSRMGNSSKCEEIVKHMHKFGLAPDTFILNTMLNLYGRLGHFEKMEQVLSAMENGACRLDISTYNILINIYGRAGFLQKMEELFMSLSYKNLRPDVVTWTSRLGAYSRMKQYSRCIEIFEEMIDSGCYPDGGTAKVLLSSCSGEDQIEQVTAVIRNMHKADNKMA, from the exons ATGGCCGCCGCATATTCAAACCTCGCTGGTTGCATTGcttgtgttcccaaagttcccaCCACCGCCCATTTTTCTACTTTCCTGTTTCGTTCAAGAACTTGTGGGTTCGATGGGATTTCGATTTCCGCTTCAAGATGTCAAGCCAAGTTCGAGGAACTCCAAGAAAATATCACGGATGATGACCTACAGAAACTGTTGATTCAAGAACCCAGTGACGCAGAGGAAGAAGATGACAG GATCTTTGTCAAATGCCCTTCAACTTTTATTATAAATGAACATAGACACCTTGAAGATAAATACAAGCGGAGGAGAAAAGATAGCAGTGTTGAATCTATCGGGAAATGGAAAAAGGACAGCCTTTTCATTGACCGACGTGATAGCATTTTCATTGACAAACGTGGGAAACTGAGAAGCTTCAATCATAAAAAGGTTTCGAGAAAGAAAG GTGGTTCTTTGAGGGGCCAAGGATGGAAGTTTGGATCTGGATTCGTTAATGGAATTTTCCCTGTGCTAAGCCCCATTGCCCTGCAGATTCTCGACTTTGTTCAAAAGGACATAAGCATAGATAGAATTTGGTCTTCCTTAGGAAATTTGCCTCCTACTAACACCACTTGGGATGACTTAATCAACGTGGTGGTCAGACTTCGTCTCAGAAAAAAATGGGATCCAATCATATCG ATTTGCGAATGGTTAACACGCAGGAGCCCTTTCAAGCCTGACGTAATTTGCTATAATCTACTTATCGAGGCTTATGgacaaaaattacattttaaaaaggcAGAATCCACCTATGCTGAACTCCTTGAAGCTCGATGCATCCCTACAGAGGATACTTATGCACTTCTTTTAAAAGTGTACGGTAAATGTGGGTTCTTGGAGCATGCTGAAGCTGTCTTTGTTGAGATGCAAAAAAATGGTCTTCCTCCAG GTACCATtgcatataattcatatattgaTGGGCTTGTAAAAGGAAACAATTCTCAGCAAGCTATTACTATTTTCCAGAGGATGAAAAGAGAGAATTGTGAACTTTCTCCTGAGACTTACACAATGATGATCAACTTATATGGAAAG GAAAATAAATCCTACATGGCCTTAGAGGTATTTGGTGAGATGAGGAGTAAAAAGTGTGAACCTAATATTTGCACTTATACTGCTTTGGTAAATGCATTAGCAAGAGATGGACTTTGTGAAAAGGCAGAAGAGATCTTTGAACAACTGCAAGAAGCAGGTCATGAGCCTGATGTATATGCATACAACGCCCTCATGGAAGCTTACAG TCGTGCAGGTTTTCCCTTTGGTGCTGCAGAAATTTTTGCACTTATCCATCAAATGGGATGTGAACCAGATAGAGCCTCATACAATATACTGGTTGACGCTTATGGGAGAGCAGGTCTTCATGGAG gTGCACAAGCTGTCTTTGATGAAATGATTCGCCTCGAAATAGCACCTACCATGAAATCCTTCACATTGCTTTTATCATCCTACTCAAGAATGGGCAACTCATCCAAATGTGAAGAAATTGTTAAACATATGCACAAGTTTGGGCTCGCGCCAGATACTTTTATCCTCAACACGATGCTGAATCTATACGGCCGGCTAGGTCATTTTGAGAAAATGGAACAGGTATTGAGTGCGATGGAGAATGGAGCATGCAGACTTGATATCAGCACTTACAACATCTTGATCAACATATATGGACGGGCTGGGTTTCTTCAGAAAATGGAAGAGCTTTTTATGTCACTTTCCTATAAGAACTTGAGGCCAGACGTCGTGACCTGGACATCTAGACTCGGTGCTTACTCTAGAATGAAACAGTACTCTAGGTGTAtagaaatttttgaagaaatgaTTGATAGTGGTTGTTATCCCGATGGGGGAACCGCAAAAGTTCTTCTGTCTTCTTGTTCTGGGGAAGATCAGATTGAGCAAGTGACTGCTGTTATTAGAAACATGCATAAAGCAGATAACAAGATGGCATAG